AAGACGTATTCTTTTTTCTTACTCTTTAATTTCAACATTCTATTTTTATTCTTctgatatttatatatatgtatgctaATAAGTTGTTGATCATGATATGCCGAAAGTAGTTTGCTATTGCTGCtctataaagtttttttttttactgagaATTGTTACAAGCTTTTAAAAGAGATTTTAGTAATCTATTTTAAACGcttatatatattcatatagaGTTGATAGCcacaaattttcaataaatttaaagcaAGAGTTAAAAATTTGACAAAAGTGATCAATTCACTTCCTCTAAGTCATTAACTTCAGGACAATATAACAATTATAtccatttaataatttttctttattaatgtTTTAACATTTACTATAAagtattttatatgtttttatttattcaaaaaaaattctgtaaatatttttatattatactatTCATAAAAGAGtatcattttgaaaaaatttattaagaagTTGATAATCTATATTAATTcacgttttaatttttttttctacaaaatagttataaatttaatttcaattatataggTTTTTTAATATTGAATGTTAGATAATTatctttaattaatatttttctagtatttattaaaaaaaaaatatcacgtACATTTTTTTCCACAAAAAGATTACTTTTTGCTGTGATGTTTGCTTGTTTTTTTGTTACAATATGTTTTTATACaggtttataaaatatttatctgTTGAATACGATTGATATAGGATAAATATCCAAATAATCgaattaaaatgtttaataaACTTCTAAAAAAGTTAATAGATAACATATATGAGATTTATTTTAGATTAACTCTAAAAATAGATTGATTTTTCACTATGATagcttatttgatttttttatttagattataataccttttaaaatttattaattataattttttattaaattttttacatcaaaattattaaaattacaaaagataattgtgaattaaaaatatcataaataataattaacctAATTGTAATATTtatgattataaaataaaaattttatatatatatatatatatgaacatttataataattcccatttatattcaatattttaaattttaaataataaagttaaaattttcaatttgtcatagaaaataaaattgaatttatataaattcacggtaaattataatataatcttaaagtttattaataaaatatataattttttaatttaaattttatatttattatatgtaattttaaatatattatattgaataaatatttattacaaataaatttctattacataaaacatcacatataaataatgtatattaaaatattttaataaatgtttatactcaatattataaattatgtctacattttaaatatttaaaaaaatttactttttataaataatattttaaataaaatgaaatattatatattttaaattgaaaagttttatttttttttcatattttaaatttttattaaaatctactAGGGGAATAAAGagtgaataataaataaaaaaaatgacattattataataaaaatatgcatttaagaaaagtattttattattcaaatagaaTTTTGGAGATTATATtggaatttattattaatttatacaaattcaatttaatactTTTGGCTATAATTACagtaaattaaaaagatttatCTTTATTgtctaaaacttaaaatattagatttttttttattcgatacctatatatatataattatatttttaattattttatgtattgtatcataaattaatattttttatttatttcattaatataataaattaatacctACCTTTATtggttattttatatattattattgtagcaatttgataaaatttcacaaaaatataAGATATATTAACCATAATCAGTCATCAAATACTCAAATTAATTCAGTATCAAATATAGTTTttagattataaaattttatttatttaaaatctattattaaGATGTTAAATAAATctcatatttataatttcatgaATTTTTACATAATCACCAGAAGTGTGGATGaaattgtttagcatatcagtGTCTTCAAATATGTTATTGTTTCCAATAAGACCAGAGGATTTTTAAAGATGAAACTATAGACAAAGTGCTTGACCAGCTTTTAAACAATCCTTTCATGAGTTGGTTCCATTGGATTCCATAGGATAGCAGCTCCAAACTGTGTGCCAGAAGGAACAGCAAGCCACTTTCTGATTCAGGATGACTCGACGGATTTGAAGTTGTTAAAATTCCATctatatagttttattttgtATTACGAATTTATAAGTGTACCCttgtcattttaaaaaataataaacctaTAATTCAAAAAAAGGCTAATGTCAATTTGTcactatttttaataaaaggaCCAACGTCCATTATTATTAAGATTTAAACTAAGAATTAGTCAAATTTTCAGTAACTTGCacataaattattcaaactttaATGGTTAATATTATAATGGAAGAAAatctaataatttattaaaggcAATTCAATAgtagaaaaatcaaaattaaaaataattatcacatCATCGAATTGCAATAGAAATTAAGCCgattaaagaaataataaagaatcaatttgatttatcAATTTGTTTTTACTCTGTACCTactataaatttcataaaattactTATTATATAATGTAACAACccataaattttcttaaaaaatcataaataatccaattgttttttaattttttatgaacataatcataaaattGTCTTGCTTACCAaacaaaaataatcctaattgAACCATCCCAAAtgaactttaaaaaaattcaaattaaaacggttcgtttcaatttttattataactGATTTTTTATTGCTTAGAACTATGGTTCTATCCGGAAggaaaagtaaaatatatatacatatcaaTGCAGGGGCTGCGTTGATCATTTTATCAGATTTCATGGACTAAACAAGAACAactcattttattattgaaataagCTCTCCCTGAAGTCCAAAAATTTTGCTCCAAGATATCAAAACTAAACTTATTTGACCTTAACAGCTACTATCCTAAATACTTGAAATTACTTCTTGAACTATAGTGCCAAATGAAAATGTAAGATGCCCATCAACAGAATTGTTAAAAAGAATAGGATGCACCAGAAATTGAAAATATAGTGGTCAACAAAACCACTGCAACTTCTGCTTTTGGTTCATTTAAACCTTATAATCCTAGCTACAACTTCTTTTACAAACACATACAACCAGAATTGCAAATGCAATGGTCAGGAAAACCAGATTTGACTGCAAAAACATAAAAGCATTGCAACAACATTCTGCAGAAAGGTGTTCAAGCATGTGATGGCGTCAGACATTCGTCAATCCATAAGATTTGGGTTTTCTTCAGCTGCAGCCACTCATTCTTCTATCAATTAGTTGTTTATCAACTGCAAAAgtgaaaatagtaaaatataaataacattTCACTCCTTATGCTTATGCACAAATCCTATCCAGACTGCAAACAGGGAAAAGAGGAACAAAGATAACAAAACACTTAAGGTGCTTTCTCAAGCCTTGCATAGTCCTGATTGAACATGTCTATTAAGTTGCCACAATGGAGGGCAcgctaaaaaaatattatcacaACGATTTATATGAGGCAACCAAATCTTGAACCTATGGATTGCAACATGAGCTTCAAAGTCCATAAGCTAACCACATGGCAAGACCTTATGAACTAAACAAAACTACAGTAGAAAACAAAGCATGAAGACTTAAGAATCGTCCATACAACTCTTATGCGCAACCAACCATAACCAAACAACTCGATCATAATTGTCAAACAAGTGCACATCTCCAAGTTCACAAGCCTATGGCCAATTGGTCATGAATTTTGCGGccttaaatttttcttttcttcaaaaatgaagagaaaaaaagaatctCTACTAGTTGGTGGTTAGACTTCATAGTTCATACCATATTAATATTGGGTTCTGACCATTAAATGGTGGTACCAATACACGCGGAATAGGTAGAATTGCATAAATCAACTTTCACAAGGTCAACGTTGCAATCCCTCTATTTGGGTAAGATTTTCAActtcttttaaaatgaaaattttttaaaaattaaaaaaataaataaattatttcattccaaacaagagaattgttaaaaaagaaatcaataaattgaatttttgcGAAATTCAATATTCCAAATGGAGGGAATATGATTTGGTGTTCCAATTCCAAATTGAAGCTTCTAGGTTTATGGATATATTATAGACAAGGGACTAATTAGAATCATCTTCAAATTTGCATGTGGAGTTAGCTTCTTAAGGTCAGTTCACAACAAAATCAAACAAATCAAGGTCGAGTTAGATCAACCCGAAGAAGTCTCTTCAAATTTGCATGtggagttaaaaaaaaaaaataccaccTCTAAGTTCTAGTGCATGCACCACTTATGTCAAACAAGTTTCAATAGCATACGTGTGttatgaatttcaaatttttttctatttaattgctAATGCTTACAAATTGAAAACGACATGCAAGTATTTCCACGCTAATGACTAATGGACACCTTACATTCCTAAGCATGTCCTTGCACCTACAAACTAGTCCCCAAGTCTTTTGGAGTGCCTAAATGTAGCTTGCACCTAATAAAACTAGAAGCAAGCGAAAAAGGATAAGAGAACTGAATTGGAACTAAAAAACCAAGCGGCAGAAAAATGTTATTAACCAAACAAGTTCATTTTGGTTCCTAGTTGATCTCAAAATTATGAAGGGAACTTACAAAACCACCCTGACCTTAAGCAGAAATTTAGGTGTATGGAAGGTACAACTATTTTTCTAATGGCTGAAGAAAGAGGAGCATATGATTTTAAAGGTTAAAAATTTACCAAGGTGTTTACCTAGGGCAGAGTGCAAGAAATGTACATTCTTTAAACAAAATCAAAGCTTTTTAGCATCTGACGTGAGAAGTCCCATCTGCTCTGTAAGCTGATCCATGTGCTGAGTTTTGTCCCAACCATTCTCCACCGGCTGCACATCATTTCCTTTCGTTTGACCATCCATGGAGGTTGATTCGATATCCTCAGGTACAGGGCTTTGCACAAGTTCATCCCAGAAGCTAGAATTTTCGAGCAATATATCAATATCAGGATCTGGGGAAACATTTCCAATTCCTATTGAAGTCAGATCCATAAATCCATCATTGCCAGTCTCAGGCACCATATAACCTTCGCCAGGAATATCAACAATACTTTCTGGCACTATTTCTGGTATGTGATCAAGTGTTGGCATCACTACATCTGATTGAGGAATAGAAATGGAGGGTGCCTCTTGCGATCCAACCAGTGCACTTATATCTGGATATTGAGCTGTTATATTTCCAGAACTAGGAATGCATGGAGCAGGTTTAATTTCTGGTATGGAAGCTGCAGGGTCATGTCCTGATAGCCCTGAAACTGCTGGTACATAGGTTGAATGCCCTGTAGTTGGTGGGACCTCTTGAAGAGTCACTCCAGATATACGGGTTGACGAGCTCCCACTCTCCATTCCACTGGATGATGGTGAGCCACTGCCCATCAGGAAATCTTCAAGACCACTGTTATAAGATTCCACCCCGGAAGAAGGGTCCGTTTTCATGATTTGTCTCAGCATGGCTTGTGCTGCCTCATTCATCATGGGTTGGTACTTCACAATCTGGCCATCAGGAACACTAGGATTCTCATTCTCAGAAATACCATCTTGTTTGATCCTCCGTTTTTTGTTAGCTTCTGTTATGCGCCTATTGCTTTCATTTTGCTGCTGTACAAACTGAGAGAGGAAGCCAGGGCTCTGCATAGCCTTTGCCAGGAAAGACATCATCTGTTGCTGCCGCTGCTCCATCCCTTGAAGTCGCTGGACCATGGTTTGCAATTGGCCATCAGTAGCCTGTTGCTGCTGCCTCAACCTAACAAGTTCTTGCATAAGCACATTCTTGTCCCTCTTAAGCCTCTCAACCTCTTCCTCAAGCCCAAATTTCCCAACCTCAACACAGGCACCAACAGAAGAGCTTTGTCCGTGAGGTTGTGGTGTCTGTTGATGAGCATGCCCATGAGCTGGTTTTCGACGACTAATACTCTTAAGTAGGTGTTTCTGACCCCTCAAGAATCCCTCATTAGCAAATTCCCAGCGGTCTGGATCAACCTTCCGAAAACCCTGTTTAGCAAATAGAGGGcaaaaaaagctgaataaagcaaACAAGAAAATCTTCATTACACCTAAATAGATTCCCAAGAGCTTTAAAAAATTGCAATAATCACAATGCCTGATCTATACTAAATCACTCCTCTTTCAAAGATGGGAACTAAAGCATATAAAGAGAAATTCTCTGCTGTTGAAACTAAATTTTTACAATGCATAGCAATTCATCAAAATGACCTAGCAAGTAGACCCTAATGCCACTACTGCTTTTGGGCAACCCTGTCAACAATTAAGAGATTCATTCGAGGAACACTGGGACCAGTTGAAGTACAGAGTTGGGACACTCTTTACTTCAATTAAGATAATGAAAAATCAATTTACCTTTTTAGTTGGAACTTTAGGTGGTCCTTGAAAAAAGAAAGCATATACAGGAAGTAAACAATGTTCCAATGTGTTATACGGTTGCAAATTATCagagttaaattaaaattaggatTAGGCATTTTGGAATCTCACAAAGAACCAGAGCAAGGGAGAATATTTTGCTTCTTCTGTTATCTACTTCCAATCTTAATAAGATTTTCATCTTTAATTTCTGCCTCTTCCAGATTATGTAACATGCTTCAGTGGCttttatatttttccttttctccACACTGAAAAAGGGTGCTTCATTAACAGTTAAAATAGCCTGGTCTCCAACCTCAGAACTATAACATTGAAGTTCACAGCTAAACGGCAGAATCACATCATCAACGAGAAGAAGAATCGACAATTATCCCAAAAGAATAGAAATAAGTCCTCCTTTGTTTCTAGTTAGAAAGTAAATACTTCTATTGCAAAGAATGTACACCAACTTGAGTGTAACACCTCTGAGATTTCTACCTACAATTCAAACTACTATCTTCTCCCAAATTCCCGAAGTCCGAACAACCAAATAAAGATGCTCTTCAATGACCTAATAGTTCATGGTTCAAGCCATTTCTAGATAAGACTAAGCCCATATATTTGATAATTTGATTATTAAATATCAATAACTAAACAAAAATAATCCTACTTCAAATATTGTAGGGAAATAGTACCTCATTCCAAAACAACCTCAGAAATTAAGGGGGAAAATACCAGAGAGATAAGTTAAACTTGAACAATCAAAATGAGTAAAAACTGACACGTTTATTCATCTGAATATACCTGCATACAATTCAACAATTAAAATTCTTTCTTTCGTCCATATCCTGAATGACCAGGAAATGGAGTTTTTCATGGAATCGCACATCTAATCCCCAATCAATTTGTTACCAAATCAGAAGTGTAACACTAGTTCCCAGAAATTGTCAGATGTCAACCCATGCAACAATCAACATAAACATTCAACAATGGCTCCTTCAAGCCACTTCCCTAAATCACCTCATATTACATACCATAAATAACCTCTTTCTGTCCCCAACCTCCTCAGCAACCATAGAAATGAAGCTTTATCACAATCCAAAACTTAATGATATACAATAGACCGCAACCTCTTTCTGTCCCCAACCTCCTCAGCAACCACAGAAATGAAGCTTTATGACAATCCAAAAGTTAATGATGTACAATAGACCGCAACTCTTCCAACACTACCTTAAAAACTCAGCAAAACGAACACTATCCAGAACAAGCATAAATATATCCAAAACACAATTCCACATAATATAAGCACGTTTATGAACAAACCAACTCAACTGAAGaggaataaagaaaagaaaaggcaaggcaaagggaaaaaaaaatccatacgTAGGTATTGAGCTGCCTAACGAAGCTGGAGAAGTTGTTGTGCTTGAAGTACTTAGGAAGGAGGTCGCGCGCGAATTCTGGCGGGTTCCAAACTACGAAGCTATTGTTCGTCGAACTCCACGACACGATCCCGTCCGTCGCGGGGTCGTCCACCATGTCGTAAGTCTTGCTTAGAAAAGGCGGCGGTGCATTTGACTGCGTCGAAATTGGCACCGGTGCAGCAGGCGGTTGTGCTCCACCACTGCCAGAGCCGCTAGTTGACGCATCCCCACTACCTCCACCACCTCCTCCATTGCTGATTACTCCCTCCATCTTGCAATTCTATATATAccagtaaaataataatttatggattgaaaaaaaaattagggttttgaaaggaaagacATTGGTGAGGACATAAACCCTAGATTGCAGAAGCAGATGCAGATAgtttagagagagaaaaaggTGTGTTACGGAGATCGAAGAGAGAGAAAATTGGCTGTACGGTCACGGGAGATGGAAGGGATTTTAACAGGGGGGACGCGACGGAAAGAAACAGACACCAGCCGGttgctttcctttttgggaGGTTTTAAAATTAACTACTTATGGGGCTGTTTGATTTAAACATCCGATATACATAgtgattataataaataatttactataaGTAAAGTATATATTAGAGCctgtaattaaatttatattaaaataatatacgtGTATATTACGAGAATTAATAAATAGTAGTAAATTTTAGATACTCTggtatgaaaatataaaatactaatcgatgttatataaaaaatttttaaaataaaatattaatcgaGGTGTACTCAAATGATGTTTCTATTGCATAATGACATATTTGTAGATCATATTTCAACCACAATATTGATATCATATAACACCCTCTTTGTTGGATCTCTAAATCTTGAATATACTACTtggttttattgtttaaaatattttaaagtagTTATTTTATCTATCACTAAATCTCTTGTTTCAATAATTGTTGGCTTTTAGATCGCGTTTGGAGCTTAGAATCAACTACACAATATCTTTGCTTAAGGCTTTCATACTCAAATTCAACAATTAAAAAAGAATTGTGAcctctattaaaataaatacattttcTTCACACAACTTGATATTTACTATTCAATTCATCATGTTGTTAAATGGGTCCTTCAACATGGAGAAACCACAACAAGATATGAtggtgtaaaaaaaattaaaatgtaaaagtcAATCAATAGATGGAGTCActgaatgaaaattttaaattattcattCAATCGCTCATTAATGGCATTGAAAATAAGTCTCATTCTTGAATATAAATAGGTGTGAGAAGAGTCTCTCTAGTATCAAGCAAGTAATGGCACATCAAAGCAAAGATGTGAAGACCTTCGGAAATTAAGAAGAAAATATCTAGAGGAATGTCGAGTTCAAATTGATGAAAAATTGCCTAAGAGCTACCACTCAAAGACAAAGTGGTTTATGTTATGGATAGTGCGGTACAAGTAGAGAAAGTTGAAAGTAATGAGAAGCACATAGGTATATGCGTGTCTTATGTAGATAGACATGCGAAAAGATCCaactctattacatacataagtgTATGTCCAAGGAGGATGTAATAAGGCCGTTGCCAAGAAAAGTGAGGGAGAATGTCACTTGCCAATGGTAAAGCCCTCCATATAGTTGAGAAAGGGAGAATTGTTAAGTGGGTCCCTCCAACATGGAGGACCCACAATAATTAAAATGTGATGatgtaaaaaaaaactaatgtaaaagttaataaatagaTGAAGCCATTCTTGCCTATAAATAGGCGTGAGAAGCAATTCTCTAGCATTAGGAAGTAATAGCACCCCAAAGTAAAGATGTAAAGACCATCGAAAATCAAGGGGAAATTTTTCCTTTAGTCCGAGTGTGGGGGAGCTAAGCTAGAGGGATTTTCGGGTAATTTTCCTTGGGGTTTTAGGGAAGTATTTGACAGTTATTTACTTCAGTGAGATTACTTAAATACTAGGTATATGAGAGTAGGATTTACTCtcgatatatttttttagaagaTTTATGTAATACCCCTTGTAGGTGGATttaaagtatcccacatcggaaagaggttgaaaGGGTGGGGGCCTTATAAGGTCAAGCCCTGGACACCCCAGTGGACGAGTTTTGGGAAGACaaggtagtaaatcccttgacccagaaataaaaccgtgaggggaaggacactgggcgtgaacccaaagcggacaatattcactagtgtgggcccagaggatgttacaaagtggtatcagagcctgggcctcatgagtacggtgtgctgagcgaggacgctcaggccttatagggggaagaatgtaatacccctTGTAGGTGGATttaaagtatcccacatcggaaagaggttgaaaGGGTGGGGGCCTTATAAGGTCAAGCCCTGGACACCCCAGTGGACgtgttttgggaagacagggtagtaaatcccttgacccagaaataaaaccgtgaggggaaggacgctgggcgtgaacccaaagcggacaatattcattggtgtgggcccagaggatgttacaatttaGACAGTTATTTCTTCAATAGGGGTGGCTTAAACATAGGGTATGTGAGAGCGGGATTTACTCTTAAGATATTCTCTTTAGGAGATGTAGAGGATTATTTGCTTTAGTAAAAGTGACTTAAATATTGGGTGAAGATAGTATGGGTCCTTGTATTTATATGAGAATAATATTCGATCGGAATTACTCaagtaattattataatatttacatGTAATATTATTCTCACACAGTAGAAAAGACATTTTATTGCTACCCATGGATATAGGATGGTATTTAGTCAAACCACATTAAAAATTgtatctcttttatttttttattataatatttatttctagattaattgataattttctTAATAGTGGTATTAAAAATTGGTTTAGAAGGGACAAGGTCAAAGCCTAAGTAGAATGTAATAGTGTTGTATACATGATTTATATATGGATGTTACtattgagaaaaatagaaaaatttaaaagatgtcAATTTTTCATCACACTTCACGTGGACGTGTGTAGAGGAATCTCGGGTCCAAATTGAAGCCAAGTTGCTAAGAGAGCAACCACCGAGGGAGAAGGTGGTTTGTGCTATGGATGGTGGGGAATAAGTGGAGAAAGCTAATGACAATGAGGAGCATGTAGATGGATATGCAAGAAGGACCCGACATCAAGCATATAGGTAAGACATGTGGGAAGATCCAACTCTAATACGCACGTAAGTGTATCTATAAGGAGGACGGGACGAGGCTATTGCCAGGAAAAGTGAGGGAGATTGTAACTTGCCAATGGTGAATCCCTCTATATATTTGGGAGGGAGAGAATTATTAAGTgggtctgtaatacccggctaaactctaTTATCAGAATTTCAATTTTCTGATGGattctccgttggaatccggaattcttgaaattaaaacttttaaaggGTAAAATagagtttttataaaaataaatctgaAGCTTTTGGAAACGTgttgaaaaaattgatttttaagtCACCAAGGTCCAGCCAtcgaaccttcaagttcggctgctgaaggtgACTTTTCCAGTCACTTATAAAAGGAGCTTTGCCTgaaaaagagattttttttctccatttcGAGCAGAGGCGAGTCTCCTGCCCCTCTTCTTCTCAAATCCTCCTTTAAAATAGTTTTCTCATAAATTTTAtctgttgttttgaagagtcaAGTTGAATTTCAAGTTTTAGCTTTTGGGATCTTCAGAGCTggtctcttcttctcctccaaaTTTCTCCTTTCGTTGCTGAGTTGGTGTTTCCAGCCAGAGGTAAGTTTAATCCTTGCCTCTCTTCTTCTGTTGGAGTTCATAAAAGAAGCAATAGTTATTTTCTATGGCTTGATGTTGCATGCAAgactttttatatgttttttagtttaaatttctattttttggtTAATAGAAGATTCTTCTTGCATCGTTGATGTTTTGATGTTTTGTGGAATGCATGCTTAAGATTAGGTTAGTCTTAAGTATTCTTGGTGTGTTGAGTTGTAAAGAGTTGCTTTTGAGCTTCTGTATGTGAGGTTAGAAGGGTGGCTGTGAtttaaggcagaatcgggttctgcttGCTCGAGaacccagattcggccgccaaagcaaGGTTTGGACGCCTAACCTGCCTTCGAAGGTTTGACCTTCAAATTTGTAAGGGGACTTTAGGTTGCCGAACTTGCCACTGAAAGTCCCTTGTTCTGCCTTTTTCAACTTATTTTCTACATGTCTTTTATATGTTTATAGGAGTTTTCTTGGGAtagtttaaagtattttaaaagttatatttgATCCCTCGTTTAAGTtaatctgtgtaggatcagacttggGAGATCGTAGAGGCTTACCGTGAGATAACTACTTCAGAATTAAACGTATGTCACTCAgcggtgagtagaactaaactaaattattattttaaagaactaaaatattttaagtatgctcatgcatcacaaatgctATGTATATTTATGAGTAGGGtgtcttgcattagaattcacgaatatgaagcattgcataatttattattattgtaaatggatattggatgacccactagccttcgagtatgttatgatatgctatgacagatatggaagtccaggtcgagacccattctacgcccctagaattatgtaagagaaagtccaggttgaggcccattctacaccctagcactatggatatgttat
This is a stretch of genomic DNA from Manihot esculenta cultivar AM560-2 chromosome 2, M.esculenta_v8, whole genome shotgun sequence. It encodes these proteins:
- the LOC110609383 gene encoding heat shock factor protein HSF8 isoform X2; this encodes MVAEEVGDRKRLFMGFRKVDPDRWEFANEGFLRGQKHLLKSISRRKPAHGHAHQQTPQPHGQSSSVGACVEVGKFGLEEEVERLKRDKNVLMQELVRLRQQQQATDGQLQTMVQRLQGMEQRQQQMMSFLAKAMQSPGFLSQFVQQQNESNRRITEANKKRRIKQDGISENENPSVPDGQIVKYQPMMNEAAQAMLRQIMKTDPSSGVESYNSGLEDFLMGSGSPSSSGMESGSSSTRISGVTLQEVPPTTGHSTYVPAVSGLSGHDPAASIPEIKPAPCIPSSGNITAQYPDISALVGSQEAPSISIPQSDVVMPTLDHIPEIVPESIVDIPGEGYMVPETGNDGFMDLTSIGIGNVSPDPDIDILLENSSFWDELVQSPVPEDIESTSMDGQTKGNDVQPVENGWDKTQHMDQLTEQMGLLTSDAKKL
- the LOC110609383 gene encoding heat shock factor protein HSF8 isoform X1, coding for MEGVISNGGGGGGSGDASTSGSGSGGAQPPAAPVPISTQSNAPPPFLSKTYDMVDDPATDGIVSWSSTNNSFVVWNPPEFARDLLPKYFKHNNFSSFVRQLNTYGFRKVDPDRWEFANEGFLRGQKHLLKSISRRKPAHGHAHQQTPQPHGQSSSVGACVEVGKFGLEEEVERLKRDKNVLMQELVRLRQQQQATDGQLQTMVQRLQGMEQRQQQMMSFLAKAMQSPGFLSQFVQQQNESNRRITEANKKRRIKQDGISENENPSVPDGQIVKYQPMMNEAAQAMLRQIMKTDPSSGVESYNSGLEDFLMGSGSPSSSGMESGSSSTRISGVTLQEVPPTTGHSTYVPAVSGLSGHDPAASIPEIKPAPCIPSSGNITAQYPDISALVGSQEAPSISIPQSDVVMPTLDHIPEIVPESIVDIPGEGYMVPETGNDGFMDLTSIGIGNVSPDPDIDILLENSSFWDELVQSPVPEDIESTSMDGQTKGNDVQPVENGWDKTQHMDQLTEQMGLLTSDAKKL